A genomic window from Triticum urartu cultivar G1812 chromosome 7, Tu2.1, whole genome shotgun sequence includes:
- the LOC125525636 gene encoding UDP-glycosyltransferase 92A1-like, translating to MSNFTLTVPSSLAMASTKHVLLFPFPAQGHLGAFMSLAELLHRAIPSAAVTLVSTPRNVAALSATAPPWLAFHSLPFNPADHGLPTHAESADALPVGFPLVTLFEAFEALQPAFDGYVASMAKDDSVVSIVSDLFVAWAASVARRNGCSHAFFASCGAFGTAILRSLWENVPLSVTPTGHVPVPGFPGKIFHKTQVSEVMLRADGEDRASAFCHRQIAHSHATDGVLINTVEEFEPTGLGMLRSSLRVPVWPIGPLIRVAGARPAASADKVHDGMVSWLDTQPPASVLYVSFGSQNSIRQAQMAVLAMALEHAGRPFIWAIRPPVGLAVATSEWLPEGFEKRARDENRGLVIRGWAPQVTILAHRSTGAFLSHCGWNSVLESLVHGVPLLGWPLAADQFCNVEMLEKECGVCVEVARGSTEDAAPPEIDRVAELVETVMGQTSKAAEMRRRMKCIGELMRGAATDDVGSSKKALESFLGATRMH from the coding sequence ATGTCAAACTTCACACTTACCGTTCCTTCTTCCTTAGCAATGGCCAGCACCAAACACGTCTTGCTCTTCCCGTTCCCGGCCCAAGGCCATCTCGGGGCGTTCATGTCCCTCGCCGAACTCCTCCACCGCGCCATCCCGTCCGCCGCCGTAACTCTGGTCTCCACCCCTCGAAACGTCGCTGCCCTCTCCGCCACGGCGCCGCCATGGCTTGCGTTCCACTCGCTCCCCTTCAACCCAGCCGACCACGGCCTGCCGACCCACGCCGAGTCCGCCGACGCCCTCCCCGTCGGGTTCCCCTTGGTCACCCTCTTCGAAGCTTTCGAGGCTCTGCAGCCCGCCTTCGACGGCTACGTGGCCAGCATGGCCAAGGACGACTCCGTCGTCTCCATCGTCTCCGACCTGTTCGTCGCGTGGGCCGCCAGCGTCGCGCGGAGGAACGGGTGCTCCCACGCCTTCTTCGCCTCGTGTGGCGCGTTCGGCACGGCCATCCTGCGCTCACTGTGGGAGAACGTGCCGCTCTCGGTCACCCCCACCGGGCACGTACCCGTGCCCGGGTTCCCCGGCAAGATCTTCCACAAGACGCAGGTATCCGAGGTCATGCTCCGTGCGGACGGCGAGGACCGGGCGTCGGCTTTCTGTCACCGGCAGATAGCTCACAGCCACGCGACGGACGGGGTGCTCATCAACACCGTGGAGGAGTTCGAGCCAACGGGGCTGGGCATGCTACGGAGCAGCCTGCGCGTCCCGGTTTGGCCCATCGGGCCTCTCATCCGCGTCGCCGGCGCAAGACCGGCCGCCTCCGCCGACAAAGTGCACGACGGCATGGTAAGCTGGCTGGACACGCAGCCGCCGGCCTCGGTGCTCTACGTGTCGTTCGGGTCCCAGAACTCCATCCGGCAGGCGCAGATGGCGGTGCTGGCAATGGCGCTGGAGCACGCCGGACGGCCGTTCATCTGGGCTATCCGGCCGCCTGTGGGGCTCGCCGTCGCGACGAGCGAGTGGCTGCCGGAAGGATTCGAGAAGAGAGCGCGCGACGAGAACAGAGGGCTCGTCATCCGTGGATGGGCTCCGCAGGTGACTATCCTCGCCCATCGCTCCACGGGCGCGTTCCTCTCGCACTGCGGGTGGAACTCGGTGCTGGAGAGCCTTGTGCACGGCGTGCCGCTCCTCGGATGGCCGCTCGCCGCCGACCAGTTCTGCAACGTGGAGATGTTGGAGAAGGAGTGCGGCGTGTGCGTGGAGGTGGCGAGGGGGAGCACGGAGGACGCGGCGCCGCCTGAGATTGACAGGGTGGCGGAGCTGGTCGAGACGGTGATGGGGCAGACGTCCAAGGCGGCGGAGATGCGGAGACGGATGAAGTGCATCGGCGAGTTGATGAGAGGCGCAGCTACAGACGACGTTGGGTCATCGAAGAAGGCGCTCGAGAGCTTCCTGGGAGCAACGAGGATGCATTGA